The Pyrus communis chromosome 12, drPyrComm1.1, whole genome shotgun sequence genomic sequence AGTAAATAAAGAACCTGAAAAAACATGATTGGAGAAGAACTCCCTCTGGTGATGCaaaacccctctctctctctctctctctctctctctctctctctcttctcacgTAAGACCATGTCCTATCacgtgatgagagagagagagagagctgggGTTAGCAGCCAGAATGGATAAGTTATTCGCCCTCGGCATTCTGCACGTTAGATTTTGTACAAAACCATATGCTTCTAAAACCAAGCACATCATATGATACTCAAATGGCAGATATAATGATGAGATTAATACCTAATACTGATATAGAACAACTTAGGTATGAGCCCTGTATTACAAAGTTAGGATTCAAGGGATCGATGTCACCGTACTAAATCTGATTAAATCTGACCTAACGGTTAGGTTAGTAGatacatatgtatattattatacaaccatatttcctttttttgaCGTTCACATTTCTCATTCTGCTTGTTTCCACTTCCGACACCCGGCAGCATCGACAAATTCAGTGACCACCGATACCTCATCCAATGGCATCTGCAACCAAGAACAATAAATAAGACGCAGAGGATTCTATTTGTGCATTCAAAGCATATATGTAATTTTCTGTGTGCAGAAAcatgagggagagagagagacctgctGTGATGTAAAATGTCGTTGTGCAGCATTGATCAATTGTTCCCTTGTTGGATTAGAATTGCCGCTTAACTACAATTTCAAATTGCAAGAGCAGGATTTAGTCGAATGATTTCACAACCAGGCAGAACAAACAAACGAAGAGCAGGAATCAGCGCTACCCACAAGATTGAAGTGTCTGCAATACCTCCTCAATGAGCTTGTTCCTAGTTTTCCCAAGTTTACTCTCTGATCATCCACACAGAAGATTAGGCAACACAATAATGGGTGTACATAGAAATTCGGAAATTCATACCGCATTAAGTGTAGAAGGATAACTATATATCAGAGCATGACCATTCAACTTAGCCAGAAAATGTGTCATCTACTAGAACCATTGGAGTGACCGATGCAAGCATATTGAAGCAAAGTCTTTGTTATTACTTGAGTAGGAAATCATAAGCAAAAGCGTTCTATCCAAAGGCGCTAAAGCAGTACACTCccaattcataattttttattcctAACAAAATTTACAGCATTGTTTTTAAATAAGTGAAAACATATTGAGGAGACTCATTCAGTAGACAGGATAAATTTTCAATGACAAACATGAACACCCAGATCTCACTTTCCAAGTTACTTACCGATTGGGGTGCTTGGATGTATTGAACTTCTCTATAACTTCCGCGATTTACTGACTTCGTTGCTGAGGGTGGAACATATGGCCTTGAAAATCGAACTCTTGGTTTACTATGCTTATGGAACTCAAAGCATCTAGCTGCCAAAAGATATACAATGATGAAAATTAGATAGAAGCTCCAAACAAATGCCAAACAAAAATATCGTAAAAAGAGCAACCCAATACACAAGGATCCCATCGTCAAGATCTGAAAAGGGACAGATGTACAGTCGTATCCCTCATCCCCTAGAGGCTGTTTTCCCATTTTGAGTCCACTACCTCCAGGTTGCAATGTAAAAACCTGAGAAATGACTAAATTGACTCTTCATCAGGTGTGGTTTATGCAACTTACAGAAATCATTCTCCTTATCACCATGGTCAGAGCTGCCGCTAGAGTAATCAAGATCGCTATCTTCCTCATTCCCTGTAGGATGTTCCAGCACACTCAATGCATTCCTTTGTAGCTTAACTTCAACTCCATTTTTCAGAACCTTGTATCGCCAAAATTTAAcggtttaaaaaataaatcccCACAATGCAGAACAGGATACTGAAGTGAAGTTATAAGATAAACCATCCACAAGTAGTAATAACAATGAAAATCCATACTTGAGACTCAAGAATTGAAAGAATTAGTATAATAACAAGCCCTAGATGGCAATGATAA encodes the following:
- the LOC137710933 gene encoding uncharacterized protein; translation: MLEPELCGSRMLSPFRDESGDEELSVLPRHTKVIVTGNNRTKSVLVGLQGVVKKAVGLGGWHWLVLKNGVEVKLQRNALSVLEHPTGNEEDSDLDYSSGSSDHGDKENDFSRCFEFHKHSKPRVRFSRPYVPPSATKSVNRGSYREVQYIQAPQSRVNLGKLGTSSLRRYCRHFNLLSGNSNPTREQLINAAQRHFTSQQMPLDEVSVVTEFVDAAGCRKWKQAE